A portion of the Actomonas aquatica genome contains these proteins:
- the glmM gene encoding phosphoglucosamine mutase produces MKRRYFGTDGVRGPFGGPVINTTFAARLGHAVGSWIGGSGRVLIGRDSRASGEVLEQAVAGGLVAAGLDPVSLGVLPTPAVARAVREGEAVLGVVITASHNPATDNGIKFFNTRGEKLSDAEELAIEAAMVEAPADLAAAGSLRSDATARADYVAALVAAWPSQALAGWKIVLDTAHGATVDTSPVVLRELGAEVVGIGDAPDGHNINAAVGSEHPAQLAARVVSEAARIGIAHDGDGDRCVLCDETGAVLDGDEILTLLAVDALRRDELTKQTLVVTKQSNLGVDRVVTAAGGRVLRTDIGDRYVSECMRAEGAVLGGESSGHIICAKLGPTGDGLAAALQVLRIMHETGEPLSRLRLVLQKFPQKTGALRVEEKVPLPDCPHLQAEMAKLEAELGASGRLLVRYSGTEPKLRLLVEGPDEITVESAFARLVVATGQDLKVVE; encoded by the coding sequence ATGAAACGCCGCTATTTCGGCACCGACGGTGTTCGTGGTCCGTTCGGCGGTCCGGTGATTAACACGACCTTCGCTGCGCGGCTCGGTCACGCGGTGGGTTCGTGGATTGGCGGCTCGGGCCGCGTGCTGATCGGGCGGGACAGCCGCGCTTCGGGCGAGGTCCTGGAACAGGCCGTGGCGGGTGGCTTGGTCGCAGCGGGCTTGGATCCGGTCTCGCTGGGCGTGTTGCCCACGCCGGCGGTGGCGCGGGCGGTGCGTGAGGGGGAGGCGGTGCTGGGCGTGGTGATCACGGCCTCGCACAACCCGGCGACGGACAATGGTATCAAGTTTTTCAATACTCGGGGCGAGAAGCTCAGCGATGCCGAGGAGCTGGCGATCGAAGCGGCGATGGTCGAGGCTCCGGCCGATCTGGCGGCGGCGGGTTCGCTGAGGTCCGATGCGACCGCGCGGGCGGATTATGTGGCGGCACTGGTGGCGGCGTGGCCGTCGCAGGCGCTGGCCGGATGGAAGATCGTGTTGGATACGGCGCACGGTGCGACGGTTGACACGAGTCCGGTGGTGCTGCGCGAATTGGGCGCCGAGGTGGTGGGCATCGGCGATGCGCCCGATGGTCACAACATCAACGCAGCAGTGGGCAGCGAACACCCTGCGCAATTGGCCGCGCGGGTGGTGAGTGAAGCGGCCCGGATCGGCATCGCGCACGACGGCGACGGCGATCGTTGCGTGTTGTGCGACGAGACGGGAGCGGTGTTGGACGGAGACGAGATTTTAACGCTGTTGGCGGTGGATGCGCTGCGCCGCGACGAGCTCACCAAGCAAACCTTGGTGGTGACCAAACAAAGCAATCTCGGCGTCGATCGCGTGGTGACGGCGGCGGGCGGTCGCGTGCTGCGCACCGATATCGGCGACCGTTACGTGAGTGAATGCATGCGGGCGGAGGGCGCGGTGCTGGGCGGAGAGAGCAGCGGCCACATCATCTGTGCGAAACTGGGCCCAACGGGGGACGGACTGGCGGCGGCGCTGCAGGTGTTGCGGATCATGCATGAGACCGGCGAACCGCTGAGCCGCTTGCGTTTGGTGCTGCAAAAGTTTCCCCAGAAAACGGGCGCGCTGCGCGTGGAGGAGAAGGTGCCTTTGCCGGACTGCCCGCACCTGCAGGCGGAAATGGCCAAACTGGAAGCGGAGCTGGGAGCGTCCGGTCGCTTGCTGGTGCGTTATTCGGGCACGGAACCGAAACTACGTCTTCTGGTGGAAGGTCCGGACGAAATCACGGTGGAGTCGGCCTTCGCCCGCTTGGTGGTGGCGACTGGTCAGGACCTGAAGGTCGTAGAATGA
- a CDS encoding glycoside hydrolase family 97 protein, whose amino-acid sequence MLPLRLLTALAAFTSVSTLFAAVHSVSSPDSRLAVTLSTDDGLSLSAALDGKTVITPTPVRLHLIGGRDLGADASTATISRRSHDSTVRPVVKRKFAELADHYHELTVDLGDHALEIRVLNDGFGYRFTTAIDGEVLVRDESLALSFPRGTRSLFPEEESIMSHNERLYLDVDLADVSADRFASTPVLFTTPDGVRVVFSDADLYNYPGLFLSGTGGPALTAKLPPYPLTIEPADNGTSDRNVVLTETADYVARSDGHRTYPWRAYIVSDDDRDLLASELIFLLSRENEIADPSWIKPGTVAWDWYNANNITGVDFEAGINNATYKFYIDFASRYGINYVILDEGWSASTTNLFEPNPDIDVPELVAYGAERGVDIILWSLNEPLAKDREALFDLYASWGVKGVKIDFMQRNDQPMVEFYHETARAAAERHLLVDYHGSFKPSGLRRAYPNVISYEGVKGNENNKWSSDITPTHNVTLPFIRMAVGPMDYTPGAMVNTHLRDHRVSHFRPMGIGTRAHEIAKYVVFESPLQMYCDSPSLYLKEAESIAFMTRIPTVWDETKPLHASVGHYAVIARRSGDTWFIGAMTDEEPRDIEVDLSFLGAGDYTATILRDGVNAHQHAEDYRREERTVDATTTLKLQLSGGGGWTAILEPVH is encoded by the coding sequence ATGTTACCTCTCCGTTTACTCACGGCCTTGGCCGCCTTCACCTCTGTCTCAACGCTCTTCGCCGCCGTGCACTCTGTCAGCTCCCCCGACTCGCGTCTGGCCGTCACCCTATCGACCGACGACGGACTCAGCCTTTCCGCCGCGCTCGACGGCAAGACCGTGATCACGCCCACTCCCGTGCGCCTCCATCTCATCGGCGGCCGCGACCTCGGCGCCGACGCCTCGACCGCGACGATCTCCCGCCGCTCCCACGACAGCACCGTGCGACCGGTCGTAAAACGCAAATTCGCCGAGCTCGCTGATCACTACCACGAGCTCACAGTCGACCTCGGCGACCACGCCCTCGAAATCCGGGTCTTGAACGATGGATTTGGTTACCGTTTCACCACCGCCATCGACGGTGAGGTGCTGGTGCGCGACGAATCTCTCGCCCTCAGCTTCCCCCGCGGCACCCGCTCTCTTTTCCCGGAAGAGGAGTCCATCATGTCGCATAACGAGCGCCTCTACCTCGATGTGGATTTGGCCGACGTGTCCGCCGACCGTTTCGCCTCCACGCCCGTGCTCTTCACCACGCCCGACGGCGTGCGCGTCGTGTTCTCCGACGCCGACCTCTACAACTATCCTGGCCTCTTCCTTAGCGGCACCGGCGGCCCGGCGCTCACCGCCAAACTTCCGCCCTACCCGCTGACCATCGAACCGGCCGACAACGGCACCTCCGACCGCAATGTCGTGCTCACCGAAACCGCCGACTACGTCGCCCGCTCCGACGGTCACCGCACGTATCCGTGGCGCGCCTACATCGTGTCGGACGACGACCGCGATCTGTTGGCCAGCGAGCTGATTTTCCTCCTCTCCCGCGAAAACGAGATCGCCGATCCGTCGTGGATCAAACCCGGCACCGTCGCCTGGGATTGGTATAACGCCAACAACATCACGGGCGTCGATTTCGAGGCCGGCATCAACAACGCCACCTACAAGTTCTACATCGATTTCGCCTCCCGCTACGGCATCAACTACGTGATCCTCGACGAGGGCTGGTCGGCCTCCACCACCAACCTCTTCGAGCCCAACCCCGATATCGATGTGCCGGAGCTTGTCGCTTACGGCGCCGAGCGCGGCGTGGACATCATTCTCTGGTCCCTCAACGAGCCGCTCGCCAAGGACCGCGAGGCGCTCTTCGACCTCTACGCCAGTTGGGGCGTCAAAGGTGTGAAGATCGATTTTATGCAGCGCAACGACCAGCCCATGGTCGAGTTCTACCATGAGACCGCCCGCGCCGCCGCCGAACGTCATCTGCTCGTCGACTACCACGGCTCCTTTAAACCCTCCGGCCTGCGCCGCGCCTATCCCAACGTCATTTCCTACGAGGGCGTGAAAGGGAACGAAAACAACAAGTGGAGCTCCGACATTACGCCCACCCACAACGTTACCCTGCCCTTCATTCGCATGGCGGTTGGCCCGATGGATTACACTCCCGGCGCCATGGTGAACACCCACCTGCGCGATCATCGCGTGAGCCACTTCCGCCCCATGGGCATCGGCACCCGCGCCCACGAGATCGCCAAATACGTCGTCTTCGAAAGCCCGCTCCAGATGTATTGCGACTCGCCGTCGCTCTACCTCAAGGAAGCCGAGTCCATCGCCTTCATGACCCGCATCCCGACCGTGTGGGATGAAACCAAACCGCTCCACGCCTCCGTCGGCCACTACGCCGTCATCGCCCGCCGCTCCGGCGACACGTGGTTCATCGGCGCCATGACCGACGAAGAACCGCGCGACATCGAAGTCGATCTCTCCTTCCTCGGTGCCGGGGACTACACCGCCACCATCCTGCGCGACGGCGTCAATGCCCACCAACACGCCGAAGATTATCGCCGCGAAGAACGCACGGTCGACGCCACCACCACGCTCAAGCTGCAGCTCAGCGGCGGCGGTGGCTGGACCGCCATCCTCGAGCCGGTTCATTGA
- a CDS encoding EamA family transporter, whose product MLYLIAVSLLWAFSFGLIKTSFSDLDSTGVATVRLALALLAFLPFFKPKAVPRPAVLTFMAIGAIQFGLMYALYIAAFRYLQAYEVVMLTIFTPIYVVLFDGALVGRLDRRALLAAVVALFGAAVLKWQGGISREGLLGVLLMQSSNLCFAVGQVAYQRYRQQWQRASDAGIFAWLYLGAVIAAGAVSLFITDWTAFRPSGAQWAALAYLGTLASGVGFFLWNLGATKVSTGTLAVFNNLKIPLGVVVALLVFHEAVSLPHLAVSFALMALALYLTEKRPSAKVT is encoded by the coding sequence ATGCTCTACCTCATCGCCGTTTCCCTGCTCTGGGCCTTTTCGTTCGGGCTGATTAAGACCAGTTTCTCCGACCTCGATTCCACCGGTGTCGCCACGGTCCGGCTCGCCCTCGCGTTGCTCGCGTTTCTGCCCTTCTTCAAACCCAAGGCTGTGCCCCGCCCCGCCGTGCTCACCTTCATGGCCATCGGCGCGATTCAGTTTGGTTTGATGTATGCCCTCTACATCGCCGCCTTCCGCTACCTGCAGGCCTACGAGGTGGTGATGCTCACCATCTTCACGCCGATCTACGTCGTGCTCTTCGATGGCGCCCTCGTTGGCCGTCTCGACCGCCGCGCCCTGCTCGCCGCCGTCGTCGCGCTGTTTGGCGCCGCCGTGCTCAAATGGCAGGGCGGCATCAGCCGCGAAGGTCTGCTCGGCGTGCTGCTCATGCAGAGCTCCAACCTCTGCTTCGCGGTCGGTCAGGTCGCTTACCAACGTTACCGCCAGCAATGGCAACGCGCCTCCGACGCCGGCATCTTCGCGTGGCTCTACCTCGGTGCGGTGATCGCCGCCGGAGCCGTTTCGCTCTTCATCACCGATTGGACGGCCTTCCGCCCCAGTGGCGCGCAATGGGCCGCGCTCGCTTATCTCGGCACCCTCGCCTCCGGAGTCGGCTTCTTCCTCTGGAATCTCGGCGCCACCAAAGTCAGCACCGGCACCCTCGCGGTTTTTAATAATCTCAAGATTCCGCTCGGCGTGGTCGTGGCCTTGCTCGTTTTTCACGAAGCCGTCAGTCTCCCGCACCTCGCCGTCAGTTTTGCGCTGATGGCGCTCGCCCTCTACCTCACCGAAAAACGCCCCTCCGCCAAAGTGACCTAA
- a CDS encoding ABC transporter permease — translation MSQGFARLVFAVTAAFFAAFFVWPILQILKGGFVDADGHLTLSYLVALLQDPVYLMGLANSFMLACATTSIAFGIAIPLAFLSDRFNFPLKAALSSVVLIPMILPPFVGAIGIKQIFGQYGALNAGIIALGLRPDGWAFDWFAANRFWGIACVQALSLYPIVYLNAVASLANIDPAMEEAAENLGCRGFRKFFKITLPLIRPGLFAGGTIVFIWAFTELGVPLIFDYPRVTSVQIFYGLKEIGGNPFPYTLVAVMLACTVALYALGKGLFGRKAHAMMAKATSTGGPRPLGGLRGWLCTGLFLAVTLAAVTPHLGVILVSFASDWYGSVLPNSFTLQNYEIALGHGLTVPAIANSLKFASISTLIDIILGIAIAYVVVRSKIRGRQILDFLSMLPLAVPGLVLAFGYLAMSQEGRFFAFLNPIENPTFLLIIAYSVRRLPYVVRSASAGFQQTSETLEEAAQNLGCPPLKATAKVTLPLIAANLIAGGLLAFAFAMLEVSDSLILAQKQAFYPITKAILELFQLLGDGKFIASALGVWAMAFLGVTIVGMSLLLGKKLGAIFRV, via the coding sequence ATGTCGCAGGGATTCGCCCGCCTCGTTTTCGCCGTCACCGCCGCGTTCTTCGCGGCTTTCTTTGTGTGGCCCATTTTGCAGATCCTCAAGGGAGGTTTCGTCGATGCCGATGGGCACCTGACGCTCTCCTACCTCGTCGCGCTGCTGCAGGATCCGGTTTACCTGATGGGCCTCGCCAACTCGTTTATGTTGGCCTGCGCCACGACTTCGATCGCGTTCGGCATCGCCATCCCCTTGGCCTTCCTGTCGGACCGCTTCAACTTTCCGCTCAAAGCCGCGCTCAGCTCCGTCGTGCTCATCCCCATGATCCTGCCGCCCTTCGTCGGCGCCATCGGCATCAAACAAATCTTTGGCCAATACGGCGCCCTCAACGCCGGCATCATCGCCCTCGGCCTGCGTCCCGATGGCTGGGCCTTCGACTGGTTCGCCGCCAATCGTTTCTGGGGCATCGCCTGCGTCCAGGCGCTCTCGCTCTACCCCATCGTTTACCTCAACGCCGTCGCCTCCCTCGCCAACATCGACCCTGCCATGGAAGAAGCGGCCGAAAACCTCGGCTGCCGCGGCTTCCGCAAATTCTTTAAAATCACACTGCCGCTCATCCGCCCCGGCCTCTTCGCCGGTGGCACCATCGTCTTCATTTGGGCCTTCACCGAGCTCGGCGTGCCACTCATCTTCGACTACCCGCGGGTCACCTCGGTGCAGATTTTCTACGGCCTGAAGGAAATCGGCGGCAACCCGTTCCCCTACACCTTGGTGGCGGTCATGCTCGCCTGCACCGTAGCTCTCTACGCGTTGGGCAAGGGTCTCTTCGGCCGCAAGGCCCACGCCATGATGGCCAAGGCCACCAGCACCGGCGGCCCCCGCCCGCTCGGCGGTCTGCGCGGCTGGCTTTGCACGGGTCTCTTCCTCGCCGTCACGCTGGCGGCCGTCACCCCGCATCTGGGTGTGATCTTGGTGTCCTTCGCCTCCGACTGGTATGGCTCCGTCCTGCCCAACAGTTTCACCCTGCAGAACTACGAGATCGCCCTCGGCCACGGCCTCACCGTGCCGGCCATCGCCAACTCCCTTAAGTTCGCCAGCATCTCCACCCTCATCGACATCATCCTGGGCATCGCCATCGCCTACGTGGTCGTGCGCTCCAAGATCCGCGGGCGCCAGATTCTCGACTTCCTTTCGATGCTGCCGCTCGCCGTCCCCGGCCTCGTGCTCGCCTTCGGTTACCTCGCCATGAGTCAGGAGGGCCGCTTCTTCGCCTTCCTCAATCCGATCGAGAACCCGACCTTCCTGCTCATCATCGCTTACTCCGTGCGCCGCCTGCCCTACGTGGTGCGTTCGGCTTCGGCCGGCTTCCAGCAGACCAGCGAAACCCTCGAAGAAGCCGCGCAGAATCTTGGCTGCCCGCCGCTCAAGGCCACCGCCAAGGTCACGCTGCCGCTCATCGCCGCCAACCTCATCGCCGGCGGCCTGCTCGCCTTCGCCTTCGCCATGCTGGAGGTGTCCGACTCGCTCATTCTCGCTCAGAAACAGGCCTTCTATCCGATCACCAAAGCCATCCTGGAACTCTTCCAACTGCTCGGTGACGGAAAGTTCATCGCCAGCGCGCTCGGCGTCTGGGCCATGGCCTTCCTCGGCGTGACCATCGTCGGCATGAGCCTGCTCCTCGGCAAAAAACTCGGCGCGATCTTTCGCGTGTGA
- a CDS encoding FeoA domain-containing protein, producing the protein MAESKSYHSLAALPAPDRIAVEDVLRALLECEYRGHEATEAHLAGLSDIGRQRTGRGLAEAGRLELVTTALAGTWTLSVAGRVEAVRIMRAHRLTETRLARETGVPAKQWHDVAHSHEHAMTEGEVDALADQLGNPRFDPHGDPIPTREGHLPEPEDHPLLEWPSGETGVIAHVEDEPKDLFAELNALGVVAGLRFVRVRGDRELELRVEGRKVTLSPELAPLVRVRALHRDENDMVPNAVRLSDLEDGGVAQVVTLLPSCAGSERSRLLDLGFVPGSRIERVLNSPLHGPVAYEVRGTLIALRRSQADHVLIKRITQEQRA; encoded by the coding sequence ATGGCTGAATCGAAATCCTATCACTCCCTGGCCGCGCTCCCGGCGCCCGACCGCATTGCGGTGGAGGATGTGCTCCGCGCGTTGTTGGAATGCGAATACCGCGGCCACGAAGCAACCGAGGCGCATTTGGCGGGACTCAGTGATATTGGGCGTCAGCGCACTGGGCGGGGTTTGGCGGAGGCGGGGCGTTTGGAATTGGTGACCACGGCGCTCGCCGGCACGTGGACACTGAGTGTGGCGGGGCGGGTGGAGGCCGTGCGCATCATGCGGGCGCATCGTCTGACCGAAACGCGACTGGCGCGGGAGACGGGCGTGCCGGCGAAGCAATGGCACGATGTCGCCCACAGCCATGAACACGCCATGACCGAGGGCGAAGTGGATGCCTTGGCGGATCAGTTGGGCAATCCGCGCTTTGATCCGCACGGCGATCCGATCCCGACCCGCGAAGGGCATCTGCCGGAGCCGGAAGACCATCCGCTCCTCGAGTGGCCGTCGGGTGAAACCGGAGTGATCGCGCACGTGGAGGATGAGCCCAAGGATTTGTTTGCCGAGTTGAACGCGCTCGGCGTGGTGGCGGGACTGCGCTTTGTGCGGGTGCGGGGCGACCGGGAGTTGGAGCTGCGGGTCGAAGGTCGCAAAGTTACCCTTTCGCCGGAGTTGGCCCCGTTGGTGCGGGTGCGGGCGTTGCACCGGGACGAAAACGACATGGTGCCGAATGCGGTGCGCCTGAGCGATCTGGAGGATGGCGGGGTCGCGCAGGTGGTGACCTTGCTGCCGAGTTGCGCGGGCTCGGAACGGTCGCGGCTGCTGGATCTGGGCTTTGTGCCGGGCAGTCGGATCGAGCGGGTTTTGAACAGTCCGCTCCACGGGCCGGTGGCCTACGAAGTGCGGGGCACGCTCATCGCGCTGCGACGTTCGCAGGCGGATCACGTTTTGATTAAAAGAATAACCCAGGAGCAACGCGCATGA